From a region of the Schistocerca nitens isolate TAMUIC-IGC-003100 chromosome 8, iqSchNite1.1, whole genome shotgun sequence genome:
- the LOC126199700 gene encoding uncharacterized protein LOC126199700, with protein MNANDSVVVHVAKIQNLALQLRNLAEKVSDVAVMAKVIASLPSKYNAFKTAWDSVPASQQNVETLMEHLIKEESQLNMSDEEIGAFAVMSINRQKVKVRYPDKIKSSQERKTRSDVKCFYCKKHGHIACECQKKK; from the coding sequence ATGAATGCAAATGATTCTGTAGTTGTACATGTAGCTAAAATTCAAAATCTAGCATTACAACTCAGAAATCTTGCAGAAAAGGTTTCAGATGTAGCTGTAATGGCGAAAGTCATTGCATCATTACCATCAAAATATAATGCATTTAAAACAGCTTGGGACAGTGTGCCAGCTAGTCAACAAAATGTAGAAACTTTGATGGAACATCTCATCAAAGAAGAGTCCCAGCTGAATATgagtgatgaagaaattggtgcatTTGCAGTGATGTCCATCAACAGACAAAAGGTAAAAGTGAGATATCCTGATAAAATCAAAAGTTCACAAGAACGAAAAACAAGATCAGATGTCAAGTGTTTTTACTGCAAGAAGCATGGTCATATAGCTTGCGAGTGCCAGAAGAAAAAGTGA